The genomic segment GCGCGTGGCGGGACCTGCGCCGCGCCGCCGCCCCGCTGCGCGACCACGACGTGGCCGGGGGCCACCTGCACGCCGCGCTCGTGGGGCTGGGCGCCCCCCCGCCGCTCCTCGACCGCTTCGACGCGGAGTGGGTTGCCCGCCGCGCCGCTCTGCTCGCGGGGACCGACTGGCCCCAGAAACCGCCCGCCTACGACCTCAAGGGGGGCTGGAAGGGCCGCGCCCGCAAGCTCGCCGCCGGGGACGTGGACGACCTGATCGGGGAGGGCGAGGCCGCGCTGGCGTCGGAGGACACCCAGCCCTGGCACGACTGGCGCAAGAACCTCAAGCGTCACCGCTACACCCTCGACCTCCTCGGTGACGTGCCCACGCCGCTGACCGACGTGCTCGACGCCCTGGGCCGCCTTCAGGACACGGAGGTCACCACCTCGCTGCTGCGGCAGGACGCCACGCTGCCGGGGCTGCTGGGCGAATTCCGCGACCAGCTCATCGTGCGCGAGGAGGCGGCGGGCAAGGCGGCGCGGGCGTGGGTGCGGACCCTCTTCCCGGCCTTCTCGGACGCCCTGCGCACGGCGAGCGAGCCGGAGAAGAAGGCGGGCAAGAGGCCGAACCCCGAGCCCGCCGCCCGGGCCTGACC from the Deinococcus planocerae genome contains:
- a CDS encoding CHAD domain-containing protein, with product AWRDLRRAAAPLRDHDVAGGHLHAALVGLGAPPPLLDRFDAEWVARRAALLAGTDWPQKPPAYDLKGGWKGRARKLAAGDVDDLIGEGEAALASEDTQPWHDWRKNLKRHRYTLDLLGDVPTPLTDVLDALGRLQDTEVTTSLLRQDATLPGLLGEFRDQLIVREEAAGKAARAWVRTLFPAFSDALRTASEPEKKAGKRPNPEPAARA